The Streptomyces sp. SS1-1 genome has a segment encoding these proteins:
- a CDS encoding LON peptidase substrate-binding domain-containing protein — protein sequence MTVRLPLFPLNSVLFPGLVLPLNVFEERYRAMMRELLKTPEEDPRRFAVVAIRDGHEVAVSAPGMPDPTAVPERGPAAGFGPDPLKAFHSVGCVADAATIRERADGTFEVLATGTTRVRLVSVDASGPFLTAELEELTEEPGDEAGALAEGVLRAFRQYQKRLAGARERSVSTTADLPDQPSVVSYLVAAAMMLDTPTKQRLLQAPDTASRLRDELKLLRAETSIIRTLPSLPASDLTRGPTSLN from the coding sequence GTGACCGTCCGCCTTCCGCTCTTCCCCCTGAACTCGGTGCTCTTCCCCGGGCTCGTCCTGCCGCTGAACGTCTTCGAGGAGCGGTACCGCGCCATGATGCGCGAACTGCTGAAGACCCCCGAGGAGGATCCGCGCCGTTTCGCCGTGGTCGCCATCCGCGACGGCCACGAGGTGGCCGTGAGCGCCCCGGGGATGCCCGATCCCACCGCCGTGCCCGAGCGCGGCCCCGCCGCCGGCTTCGGCCCCGACCCGCTCAAGGCCTTCCACTCCGTGGGGTGCGTCGCGGACGCTGCGACGATCCGGGAGCGGGCCGACGGCACCTTCGAGGTGCTGGCGACGGGCACGACCCGGGTGCGGCTGGTCTCCGTCGACGCCTCGGGCCCGTTCCTGACGGCCGAGCTGGAGGAGCTGACCGAGGAGCCGGGCGACGAGGCGGGGGCGCTCGCCGAAGGGGTGCTGCGGGCCTTCCGGCAGTACCAGAAGCGTCTCGCCGGCGCCCGCGAGCGGTCCGTGTCCACCACGGCCGACCTGCCGGACCAGCCGTCGGTCGTGTCCTATCTGGTGGCCGCCGCGATGATGCTGGACACCCCGACCAAGCAGCGCCTGCTCCAGGCCCCGGACACCGCGTCCCGGCTGCGCGACGAGCTGAAACTCCTTCGCGCCGAGACCTCGATCATCCGTACCCTGCCCTCGCTCCCGGCGTCGGACCTGACCCGCGGACCGACCAGCCTCAACTGA
- the ybaK gene encoding Cys-tRNA(Pro) deacylase, with protein MAKKSKKQQPGGTPATVALTAAGVAYTVHSYEHDPAHPSYGEEAAQAMGVSPDRVFKTLVADVDGALTVAVVPVAGQLDLKALAAAVGGKRAAMADPALAERTTGYVRGGISPLGQRKKLPTVLDASAADHATICVSAGRRGLEVELSPGDLAALTGAVLAPVGRG; from the coding sequence ATGGCGAAGAAGTCGAAGAAGCAGCAGCCGGGCGGCACGCCGGCCACCGTCGCGCTGACCGCGGCCGGTGTCGCGTACACCGTCCACTCCTACGAGCACGACCCCGCGCACCCCTCGTACGGCGAGGAGGCCGCGCAGGCGATGGGCGTCTCCCCGGACCGGGTCTTCAAGACGCTGGTCGCGGACGTGGACGGCGCCCTGACCGTGGCCGTCGTCCCGGTGGCGGGCCAGCTGGACCTCAAGGCGCTGGCGGCGGCGGTCGGCGGCAAGCGCGCCGCCATGGCGGACCCGGCGCTCGCCGAGCGCACGACCGGCTATGTGCGCGGCGGCATCTCCCCGCTGGGCCAGCGCAAGAAGCTGCCCACGGTCCTGGACGCCTCCGCCGCGGACCACGCCACGATCTGCGTCTCGGCGGGCCGCCGGGGCCTGGAGGTCGAGCTCTCCCCCGGCGACCTGGCGGCGCTCACGGGCGCGGTCCTCGCTCCCGTCGGACGCGGGTGA
- a CDS encoding DUF2567 domain-containing protein, whose product MTAPLTPPPPPRDQSSSGGWQPPAAGYTAAVPHDAISDAAGSPQGSPGPYGAPGSYGQDGPGMKTELREGAVITVVVALLGALLGVLWWRLAPSVPLVGDVVDDGWVVYFKDSEGEQAIGVDGTFTLLALAFGLVSAVAVFLWRRRGGVPLVVGLALGGFLGSLLAWRIGVWLGPTDNVIAHAKAVGKGVTFPAPLKLGAKGAWLAWPLAALVVHLGLTALFGPREPDPYQQQPPQGQTKDPYGPSKG is encoded by the coding sequence GTGACCGCTCCGCTGACTCCTCCTCCGCCGCCGCGTGACCAGTCCTCCTCCGGGGGGTGGCAGCCGCCCGCTGCCGGGTACACGGCCGCCGTGCCGCACGACGCCATATCCGACGCCGCCGGGAGTCCGCAGGGCTCGCCCGGCCCGTACGGCGCGCCGGGCTCGTACGGACAGGACGGTCCCGGTATGAAGACCGAACTGCGCGAGGGCGCCGTGATCACCGTGGTGGTCGCGCTCCTCGGCGCGCTGCTCGGGGTGCTGTGGTGGCGGCTGGCGCCCAGCGTGCCGCTCGTCGGGGACGTCGTCGACGACGGCTGGGTCGTGTACTTCAAGGACTCCGAGGGCGAGCAGGCCATCGGGGTGGACGGCACCTTCACGCTGCTCGCGCTCGCGTTCGGCCTGGTGAGCGCCGTGGCCGTGTTCCTGTGGCGGCGGCGCGGCGGAGTGCCGCTCGTGGTGGGGCTGGCCCTGGGCGGCTTCCTCGGGTCGCTCCTCGCCTGGCGGATCGGGGTCTGGCTGGGCCCCACGGACAATGTCATCGCCCACGCCAAGGCGGTGGGCAAGGGCGTCACCTTCCCGGCGCCGCTGAAGCTCGGCGCGAAGGGCGCCTGGCTGGCCTGGCCGCTCGCGGCCCTGGTGGTGCACCTCGGGCTGACCGCGCTGTTCGGTCCGCGGGAGCCGGACCCGTACCAGCAGCAGCCCCCGCAGGGGCAGACGAAGGACCCGTACGGCCCGTCGAAGGGCTGA
- a CDS encoding ABC transporter permease — protein sequence MSVVPAEVLPGGALAADETSGRAPAELGPRARLWPSLGAVYRAQLSRARVARIPLLFVATFQSVGIMILMRGVVDGGAEAQAVVAGSSVLVVAFVALNLLAQYFGQLRASGGLDHYATLPVPPAAVVLGAAGAYASFTVPGTVVTAVTGCLLFGLPMTHLWILVAVIPLAGAALAGLGAALGLLAPRPELATLLGQLGMSAALLLGVLPADRMPGVVRFARDLLPSTYGVEAFARTFGERPAWGFVLGDLAVCAVVGVVSLAVATWAYRRAAVR from the coding sequence GTGAGTGTCGTACCCGCCGAGGTTCTGCCGGGCGGCGCCCTGGCCGCGGACGAGACGTCCGGCCGGGCCCCGGCCGAGCTCGGGCCGCGCGCACGGCTGTGGCCGTCGCTGGGCGCCGTGTACCGGGCCCAGCTGTCCCGGGCGCGGGTCGCCCGCATCCCGCTGCTGTTCGTGGCGACCTTCCAGTCGGTCGGCATCATGATCCTGATGCGCGGTGTCGTCGACGGCGGGGCCGAGGCGCAGGCCGTGGTGGCCGGCTCGTCGGTGCTGGTCGTCGCCTTCGTCGCGCTGAACCTGCTCGCCCAGTACTTCGGGCAGCTGCGCGCCAGCGGCGGCCTCGACCACTACGCCACGCTCCCGGTGCCGCCCGCGGCCGTGGTGCTCGGCGCGGCCGGGGCGTACGCCTCCTTCACGGTGCCGGGGACCGTGGTGACCGCGGTGACCGGCTGTCTGCTGTTCGGCCTGCCGATGACCCATCTGTGGATCCTCGTCGCGGTGATCCCGCTCGCCGGAGCCGCGCTCGCCGGGCTCGGCGCCGCCCTCGGTCTGCTCGCGCCGCGCCCCGAGCTGGCCACCCTGCTCGGGCAGCTCGGGATGTCGGCGGCGCTGCTCCTGGGCGTCCTGCCCGCCGACCGGATGCCCGGCGTGGTCCGGTTCGCCCGCGACCTGCTGCCCTCGACGTACGGCGTGGAGGCGTTCGCGCGGACCTTCGGGGAGCGGCCCGCCTGGGGCTTCGTCCTCGGTGACCTGGCCGTGTGCGCGGTGGTCGGTGTCGTCTCGCTGGCCGTCGCCACGTGGGCCTACCGCCGGGCGGCCGTCCGGTGA
- a CDS encoding ABC transporter ATP-binding protein: MCAVRGLTKTYPAVRGRRGAPGTPAVRATDDVRLDIAQGEIFGLLGPNGAGKTTLVRQLTGLMRPDSGSVEILGHDIVRHPERAARILAYLGQESSALDELTVSLAAETTGRLRGLDVRRARAERDAVLDELGLAPIAGRPLKKLSGGQRRLACFATALVGERPLLVLDEPTTGMDPVARRAVWSAVDRRRAERGTTVLLVTHNVIEAETVLDRVAVLDRGRVIACDTPSGLKEHVAGEVRVELLWRERAPLEVPEVAALQDRALESGRRWTLRLAPEEARTVVATVTGGAAFAALDDFTLATPSLEDVYLALGGAAQKGLVKA; encoded by the coding sequence GTGTGTGCCGTGCGCGGGCTGACCAAGACCTACCCGGCGGTCCGGGGGCGCCGCGGAGCGCCCGGCACCCCCGCGGTGCGGGCCACCGACGACGTCCGGCTCGACATCGCCCAGGGCGAGATCTTCGGACTGCTCGGGCCCAACGGCGCCGGCAAGACCACCCTCGTACGGCAGCTGACCGGGCTGATGCGGCCCGACTCCGGCAGCGTCGAGATCCTCGGGCACGACATCGTGCGCCACCCCGAGCGGGCCGCGCGCATCCTCGCCTACCTCGGCCAGGAGTCGTCGGCCCTGGACGAGCTGACCGTGTCCCTCGCCGCCGAGACCACCGGACGGCTGCGCGGCCTGGACGTCCGGCGGGCCCGGGCCGAGCGGGACGCCGTCCTCGACGAGCTGGGGCTCGCCCCGATCGCCGGACGCCCCCTGAAGAAACTCTCCGGAGGGCAGCGCCGCCTCGCCTGCTTCGCCACCGCGCTGGTCGGGGAGCGGCCGCTGCTCGTCCTGGACGAGCCGACCACCGGCATGGACCCGGTCGCCCGGCGGGCCGTGTGGTCGGCCGTGGACCGCCGGCGGGCCGAGCGGGGCACCACCGTGCTGCTCGTCACCCACAACGTCATCGAGGCCGAGACCGTCCTCGACCGGGTCGCCGTCCTCGACCGGGGCCGGGTCATCGCCTGCGACACGCCGTCCGGCCTCAAGGAGCACGTCGCCGGCGAGGTCCGCGTCGAGCTGCTGTGGCGGGAGCGGGCGCCCCTGGAGGTGCCCGAGGTCGCCGCGCTCCAGGACCGCGCCCTCGAGTCCGGCCGCCGCTGGACCCTGCGGCTCGCCCCCGAGGAGGCCCGCACGGTCGTCGCCACCGTCACCGGCGGAGCCGCCTTCGCCGCGCTGGACGACTTCACGCTCGCCACGCCCAGCCTGGAGGACGTCTACCTGGCGCTGGGCGGTGCCGCGCAGAAGGGGCTGGTGAAGGCGTGA
- a CDS encoding NYN domain-containing protein, giving the protein MDRCIVLVDAGYLLGAAASLLAGEPSRSRISVDHAALIQALRTCAESDTQQPLLRIYWFDGAPDRVPQPEHRRLRVMPRVTVRLGALTRSDGRWAQKGVDAAMHAELTELARNRACSDVVLVTGDGDLLPGMMAAKEHGVAVHLWAVQAADGDYNQSEDLVAEADERRVLDRAWITQAVRAKELTGVCAPPPVPRPEIAAILSAPLPDSALGARTERPTEEPEHAPAAGADTGAPERVPAPKGVPTPKDLAALRAPGVQHPQPPANATLRWSSDKGWVDRPGTASEPPEIASMPTLAQLTSAEQRWADREEDITTVGGDPYEVGQVFARRWMGRLGEQGHLQKLSSMYPRIPHRIDGELLRYAARFGLLAHKDDQIDEHDRYAIRAGFWREIDVRTAEHASAAD; this is encoded by the coding sequence GTGGACCGCTGCATCGTCCTGGTGGACGCCGGGTATCTGCTGGGGGCCGCCGCCAGCCTGCTCGCCGGGGAACCCTCCCGGTCGCGGATCAGCGTCGACCACGCCGCCCTCATCCAGGCGTTGCGCACCTGCGCCGAGTCGGACACCCAGCAGCCCCTGCTGCGCATCTACTGGTTCGACGGGGCCCCCGATCGCGTGCCCCAGCCCGAACACCGCCGGCTGCGCGTGATGCCGCGGGTCACCGTCCGGCTCGGCGCCCTGACCCGCAGCGACGGGCGCTGGGCGCAGAAGGGCGTGGATGCCGCGATGCACGCCGAACTCACCGAACTCGCCCGCAACCGCGCCTGCTCCGACGTGGTGCTGGTCACCGGCGACGGCGACCTGCTCCCCGGCATGATGGCCGCCAAGGAGCACGGGGTCGCCGTCCATCTGTGGGCCGTGCAGGCCGCCGACGGCGACTACAACCAGTCCGAGGACCTGGTCGCCGAGGCGGACGAACGCCGGGTGCTGGACCGCGCCTGGATCACCCAGGCCGTCCGCGCCAAGGAGCTGACCGGCGTCTGCGCGCCGCCGCCGGTGCCCCGCCCGGAGATCGCCGCCATCCTGTCCGCGCCGCTGCCGGACTCCGCGCTCGGCGCGCGGACGGAACGCCCCACCGAGGAGCCCGAGCACGCCCCGGCCGCCGGCGCGGACACCGGCGCCCCCGAACGGGTCCCGGCGCCCAAGGGCGTCCCCACGCCGAAGGACCTCGCCGCCCTGCGCGCACCCGGCGTCCAGCACCCCCAGCCCCCGGCGAACGCGACCCTGCGCTGGTCCTCGGACAAGGGCTGGGTGGACCGCCCCGGCACCGCGTCCGAGCCGCCCGAGATCGCCTCCATGCCGACCCTCGCGCAGCTCACCAGCGCCGAACAGCGCTGGGCCGACCGCGAGGAGGACATCACGACGGTCGGCGGCGACCCGTACGAGGTCGGGCAGGTCTTCGCCCGCCGCTGGATGGGACGGCTCGGGGAGCAGGGACACCTGCAGAAGCTGTCGTCCATGTACCCGCGCATCCCGCACCGCATCGACGGCGAGCTGCTGCGGTACGCGGCCCGCTTCGGGCTGCTCGCCCACAAGGACGACCAGATCGACGAGCACGACCGGTACGCGATCCGGGCCGGCTTCTGGCGCGAGATCGACGTCCGTACCGCCGAGCACGCGTCCGCGGCGGACTGA
- the dnaE gene encoding DNA polymerase III subunit alpha produces MSKPPFTHLHVHTQYSLLDGAARLKDMFNACNEMGMTHIAMSDHGNLHGAYDFFHSAQKAGITPIIGIEAYVAPESRRNKRKIQWGQPHQKRDDVSGSGGYTHKTMWAVNSKGLHNLFRLSSDAYAEGWLQKWPRMDKETISQWSEGIVASTGCPSGEVQTRLRLGQFDEALKAAADYQDIFGKDRYFLELMDHGIDIEHRVRDGLLEIGRKLGIPPLVTNDSHYTYAHEATAHDALLCIQTGKNLSDPDRFKFDGTGYYLKSTDEMYAIDSSDAWQEGCANTLLIAEMVDTTGMFEKRDLMPKFDIPEGYTEVTWFKEEVRRGMERRFPGGIPEDRQKQADYEMDVIISMGFPGYFLVVADFIMWAKNNGIAVGPGRGSAAGSIVAYAMGITDLDPIPHGLIFERFLNPERISMPDVDIDFDERRRVEVIRYVTEKYGADKVAMIGTYGTIKAKNAIKDSARVLGYPYAMGDRITKAMPADVLGKGIPLSGITDPSHPRYSEAGEVRAMYENEPDVKKVIDTARGVEGLVRQMGVHAAGVIMSSETITEHVPVWVRHTDGVTITQWDYPSCESLGLLKMDFLGLRNLTIMDDAVKMVKSNKGIDIDLLSLPLDDPTTFELLQRGDTLGVFQFDGGPMRSLLRLMKPDNFEDISAVSALYRPGPMGMNSHTNYALRKNGQQEITPIHKELEEPLKEVLDVTYGLIVYQEQVQKAAQIVAGYSLGEADILRRVMGKKKPEELAKNFTIFQAGARKNGYSDEAIQALWDVLVPFAGYAFNKAHSAAYGLVSYWTAYLKANHPAEYMAALLTSVKDDKDKSAIYLNECRRMGIRVLPPNVNESVHNFAAQGDDVILFGLEAVRNVGTNVVESIIKSRKAKGKYSSFPDYLDKIDAAACNKRTTESLIKAGAFDSLGHTRKGLTAHFEPMIDNVVAVKRKEAEGQFDLFGGMGEEQNDEPGFGLDVQFTDEEWDKTYLLAQEREMLGLYVSDHPLFGLEHVLSDKADAGISQLTGGEHADGAVVTIGGIISGLQRKMTKQGNAWAIATVEDLAGSIECMFFPATYQLVSTQLVEDAVVFVKGRLDKREDVPRLVAMELQVPDLSNAGANAPVVLTIPATRVTPPMVSRLGEILSHHKGESEVRIKLQGPTKTTVLRLDRHRVKPDPALFGDLKVLLGPSCLAG; encoded by the coding sequence GTGTCGAAGCCGCCGTTCACGCACCTGCACGTCCACACCCAGTACTCGCTGCTGGACGGTGCCGCGCGGCTGAAGGACATGTTCAACGCGTGCAACGAGATGGGCATGACCCATATCGCCATGTCCGACCACGGCAACCTCCACGGGGCGTACGACTTCTTCCACTCCGCGCAGAAGGCCGGGATCACCCCGATCATCGGGATCGAGGCGTACGTCGCCCCCGAGTCCCGGCGCAACAAGCGCAAGATCCAGTGGGGCCAGCCCCACCAGAAGCGCGACGACGTCTCCGGTTCCGGTGGCTACACCCACAAGACGATGTGGGCGGTGAACAGCAAGGGGCTGCACAACCTCTTCCGGCTCTCCTCCGACGCCTACGCCGAGGGCTGGCTCCAGAAGTGGCCCCGGATGGACAAGGAGACCATCTCCCAGTGGTCCGAGGGCATCGTCGCCTCCACCGGCTGCCCCTCCGGCGAGGTCCAGACCCGGCTGCGGCTCGGCCAGTTCGACGAGGCGCTCAAGGCCGCCGCCGACTACCAGGACATCTTCGGCAAGGACCGGTACTTCCTGGAGCTGATGGACCACGGCATCGACATCGAGCACCGGGTCCGCGACGGCCTGCTGGAGATCGGCAGGAAGCTCGGCATCCCGCCGCTGGTCACCAACGACTCGCACTACACGTACGCGCACGAGGCGACCGCCCACGACGCCCTGCTCTGCATCCAGACCGGCAAGAACCTCTCCGACCCGGACCGCTTCAAGTTCGACGGCACCGGCTACTACCTGAAGTCCACGGACGAGATGTACGCCATCGACTCCTCGGACGCCTGGCAGGAGGGCTGCGCCAACACCCTCCTGATCGCCGAGATGGTCGACACCACGGGCATGTTCGAGAAGCGCGACCTCATGCCCAAGTTCGACATCCCCGAGGGCTACACCGAGGTCACCTGGTTCAAGGAGGAGGTCCGCCGCGGCATGGAGCGCCGCTTCCCGGGCGGCATCCCCGAGGACCGGCAGAAGCAGGCCGACTACGAGATGGACGTCATCATCTCGATGGGCTTCCCCGGCTACTTCCTCGTCGTGGCCGACTTCATCATGTGGGCGAAGAACAACGGCATCGCGGTCGGCCCCGGCCGAGGCTCCGCGGCCGGCTCGATCGTGGCGTACGCCATGGGCATCACCGACCTCGACCCCATCCCGCACGGCCTGATCTTCGAGCGGTTCCTCAACCCCGAGCGCATCTCCATGCCCGATGTCGACATCGACTTCGACGAGCGCCGGCGCGTCGAGGTGATCCGGTACGTGACGGAGAAGTACGGCGCCGACAAGGTCGCCATGATCGGCACCTACGGCACCATCAAGGCCAAGAACGCGATCAAGGACTCCGCGCGCGTGCTGGGTTACCCGTACGCGATGGGTGACCGCATCACCAAGGCCATGCCCGCCGACGTCCTCGGCAAGGGCATCCCGCTCTCCGGCATCACGGACCCGAGCCACCCCCGGTACTCGGAGGCGGGCGAGGTCCGCGCGATGTACGAGAACGAACCGGACGTGAAGAAGGTCATCGACACCGCGCGCGGTGTGGAGGGCCTGGTCCGGCAGATGGGTGTGCACGCCGCCGGCGTGATCATGTCCAGCGAGACCATCACCGAGCACGTGCCCGTCTGGGTCCGGCACACCGACGGCGTGACCATCACGCAGTGGGACTACCCGAGCTGCGAGTCGCTCGGCCTGCTGAAGATGGACTTCCTCGGCCTGCGGAACCTGACGATCATGGACGACGCCGTGAAGATGGTGAAGTCCAACAAGGGGATCGACATCGATCTCCTGAGCCTCCCGCTGGACGACCCCACGACCTTCGAACTGCTCCAGCGCGGCGACACCCTCGGCGTCTTCCAGTTCGACGGCGGCCCCATGCGCTCCCTGCTGCGCCTGATGAAGCCGGACAACTTCGAAGACATCTCCGCCGTGTCGGCCCTGTACCGCCCGGGCCCCATGGGCATGAACTCCCACACGAACTACGCGCTGCGCAAGAACGGGCAGCAGGAGATCACGCCCATCCACAAGGAGCTCGAGGAGCCCCTCAAGGAGGTCCTGGACGTCACCTACGGCCTGATCGTCTACCAGGAGCAGGTGCAGAAGGCCGCCCAGATCGTCGCCGGCTACTCGCTCGGCGAGGCCGACATCCTCCGCCGTGTGATGGGCAAGAAGAAGCCCGAGGAACTGGCGAAGAACTTCACGATCTTCCAGGCCGGCGCCCGTAAGAACGGCTACAGCGACGAGGCCATCCAGGCCCTGTGGGACGTGCTGGTCCCGTTCGCCGGCTACGCGTTCAACAAGGCGCACTCGGCCGCGTACGGCCTGGTGTCGTACTGGACCGCCTACCTCAAGGCGAACCACCCGGCCGAGTACATGGCCGCGCTGCTCACGTCCGTCAAGGACGACAAGGACAAGTCGGCGATCTACCTCAACGAGTGCCGCCGCATGGGCATCCGCGTGCTCCCGCCGAACGTGAACGAGTCGGTGCACAACTTCGCCGCCCAGGGCGACGACGTGATCCTCTTCGGCCTGGAAGCCGTCCGCAACGTCGGCACCAACGTCGTCGAGTCGATCATCAAGAGCCGCAAGGCGAAGGGGAAGTACTCCTCCTTCCCCGACTACCTCGACAAGATCGACGCCGCCGCCTGCAACAAGCGGACCACCGAATCGCTGATCAAGGCGGGCGCGTTCGACAGCCTCGGGCACACCCGCAAGGGCCTCACCGCCCACTTCGAGCCGATGATCGACAACGTGGTGGCGGTCAAGCGCAAGGAGGCCGAGGGCCAGTTCGACCTCTTCGGCGGGATGGGCGAGGAGCAGAACGACGAGCCCGGCTTCGGACTCGACGTGCAGTTCACCGACGAGGAGTGGGACAAGACCTATCTGCTCGCCCAGGAGCGGGAGATGCTCGGTCTGTACGTCTCCGACCATCCGCTCTTCGGCCTGGAGCACGTGCTGTCCGACAAGGCGGACGCGGGCATCTCCCAGCTCACCGGCGGTGAGCACGCGGACGGCGCGGTCGTCACCATCGGCGGCATCATCTCGGGCCTGCAGCGCAAGATGACCAAGCAGGGCAACGCCTGGGCGATCGCCACGGTCGAGGACCTCGCGGGCTCCATCGAGTGCATGTTCTTCCCGGCGACCTACCAGCTCGTGTCGACCCAACTCGTCGAGGACGCGGTCGTGTTCGTCAAGGGCCGGCTCGACAAGCGCGAGGACGTGCCGCGGCTGGTCGCGATGGAGCTCCAGGTCCCCGACCTGTCCAACGCGGGCGCCAACGCGCCGGTGGTCCTCACCATCCCGGCCACCCGGGTCACCCCGCCGATGGTCAGCCGGCTCGGCGAGATCCTCAGCCACCACAAGGGCGAGAGCGAGGTCCGCATCAAGCTCCAGGGCCCGACGAAGACGACCGTGCTGCGGCTCGACCGGCACCGGGTGAAGCCCGATCCGGCGCTGTTCGGCGATCTCAAGGTGCTGCTCGGCCCGTCCTGCCTGGCCGGCTGA
- a CDS encoding DUF2252 domain-containing protein → MSVPQLNDEQRGDEILAVFGTAFGELLAADPAAFRVKFRKMAASAFAFYRGTACLFYHDLAAEKRGGPYLDERTSRVWIHGDLHAENFGTYMDSNGRLVFNVNDFDEAYVGPFTWDLKRFAASVALIGYAKALSDDQISELVRIYADAYRARIHALATGAKSDEVPPFTLDTAEGPLLGALRAARSLTRFELLDSMTEIRDFERRFAPGGGAIELDAATRYKVLAAFDGYLETLPDASLARPDSYRVKDVVGRRGIGIGSAGLPSYNILLEGHSDALENDVVIYIKQAQTPAVSRHITDPAIAGYFQHEGHRTVISQRALQAHADPWLGWTELDGAGQLVAEVSPYAVDLDWGDIDDPEEIAAVVADLGRATAAMHAAADDTSGESLVPFSTERAIDAAIAADEESFAELLVSFAHDYGARARADHQIFVDLFRNGRIPGL, encoded by the coding sequence ATGTCGGTCCCCCAGCTCAACGACGAGCAGCGCGGCGACGAGATCCTCGCCGTCTTCGGCACCGCCTTCGGCGAGCTCCTGGCCGCCGACCCGGCCGCGTTCCGCGTGAAGTTCCGGAAGATGGCGGCCTCGGCCTTCGCCTTCTACCGGGGCACCGCGTGCCTCTTCTACCACGACCTGGCCGCGGAGAAGCGGGGCGGCCCGTACCTGGACGAGCGCACCTCGCGCGTGTGGATCCACGGCGACCTCCACGCGGAGAACTTCGGCACGTACATGGACTCCAACGGCCGCCTGGTCTTCAACGTCAACGACTTCGACGAGGCCTACGTCGGCCCGTTCACCTGGGACCTCAAGCGCTTCGCCGCCTCCGTCGCCCTCATCGGCTACGCCAAGGCGCTGAGCGACGACCAGATCAGCGAGCTGGTGCGGATCTACGCGGACGCCTACCGCGCGCGGATCCACGCCCTCGCGACCGGCGCCAAGAGCGACGAGGTGCCGCCGTTCACGCTGGACACCGCCGAGGGCCCGCTGCTGGGCGCCCTGCGCGCCGCCCGCTCGCTGACCCGCTTCGAGCTGCTGGACTCGATGACGGAGATCCGCGACTTCGAGCGCCGCTTCGCCCCCGGCGGCGGTGCCATCGAGCTGGACGCGGCCACGCGGTACAAGGTGCTCGCGGCCTTCGACGGCTATCTGGAGACGCTGCCGGACGCCTCGCTGGCCCGCCCCGACTCCTACCGCGTGAAGGACGTCGTGGGGCGGCGCGGCATCGGGATCGGCTCGGCGGGGCTGCCGTCGTACAACATCCTGCTGGAGGGCCACAGCGACGCCCTGGAGAACGATGTGGTGATCTACATCAAGCAGGCCCAGACCCCGGCCGTCTCCCGGCACATCACGGACCCGGCGATCGCCGGGTACTTCCAGCACGAGGGCCACCGCACGGTGATCTCCCAGCGCGCCCTCCAGGCGCACGCCGACCCCTGGCTCGGCTGGACCGAACTGGACGGCGCGGGCCAGCTGGTCGCGGAGGTCTCGCCGTACGCCGTGGACCTGGACTGGGGCGACATCGACGACCCGGAGGAGATCGCGGCGGTCGTCGCCGACCTCGGCCGGGCCACCGCGGCGATGCACGCGGCGGCGGACGACACCTCCGGGGAGTCGCTGGTGCCGTTCTCCACCGAGCGCGCCATCGACGCGGCGATCGCCGCCGACGAGGAGAGCTTCGCCGAGCTGCTGGTCTCCTTCGCGCACGACTACGGCGCACGCGCGCGTGCCGACCACCAGATCTTCGTGGACCTCTTCCGCAACGGCCGGATCCCGGGTCTGTGA
- a CDS encoding thioredoxin domain-containing protein, whose product MSKRNSQAAKSAARERLRAEREREAKRAKVRRQIIVAASVVGVLAAAGGIGYAVVQANKPSYWESLTDAKVTAPSHTTGTNGTTVVIGKDSAKKTLKLYEDPRCPVCASFEQAVGPTVEKDIEAGKFKLQFVGGTFLDGDQMKDSKIGANGEGSKNAMSALGAALNVSPEAFLSYKSALYSEKFHPLESEDKFKDDAYLIKVADSVPALKGNTKFQDAVKKGTYDAWALAMSKTFDTNKDGVTGTPSLVMNGKILEKSDANQPWTVAEYTKAVDAALKG is encoded by the coding sequence ATGAGCAAGCGGAACAGCCAAGCGGCGAAGTCGGCGGCCCGAGAGCGCCTGCGCGCCGAACGCGAACGCGAGGCCAAGCGCGCGAAGGTCAGGCGCCAGATCATCGTGGCCGCCTCGGTCGTCGGCGTCCTGGCGGCAGCGGGCGGAATCGGCTACGCGGTCGTCCAGGCGAACAAGCCCAGCTACTGGGAGTCGCTGACCGACGCCAAGGTCACGGCCCCGTCCCACACGACCGGTACCAATGGCACGACGGTCGTCATCGGCAAGGACAGCGCCAAGAAGACCCTCAAGCTGTACGAGGACCCGCGCTGCCCGGTCTGCGCCTCCTTCGAGCAGGCCGTCGGCCCGACCGTCGAGAAGGACATCGAGGCCGGCAAGTTCAAGCTGCAGTTCGTCGGCGGCACCTTCCTCGACGGCGACCAGATGAAGGACAGCAAGATCGGGGCCAACGGCGAGGGGTCGAAGAACGCGATGAGCGCCCTGGGCGCCGCGCTGAACGTGAGCCCCGAGGCGTTCCTCTCCTACAAGAGCGCCCTGTACTCGGAGAAGTTCCACCCGCTGGAGTCCGAGGACAAGTTCAAGGACGACGCGTACCTGATCAAGGTGGCGGACTCCGTCCCCGCTCTGAAGGGCAACACCAAGTTCCAGGACGCGGTCAAGAAGGGCACGTACGACGCCTGGGCCCTGGCCATGTCGAAGACCTTCGACACCAACAAGGACGGTGTGACGGGCACGCCGAGCCTCGTGATGAACGGCAAGATCCTGGAGAAGTCCGACGCCAACCAGCCCTGGACGGTGGCCGAGTACACCAAGGCCGTGGACGCGGCCCTCAAGGGCTGA